A stretch of the Arthrobacter stackebrandtii genome encodes the following:
- a CDS encoding isochorismate synthase → MTIALAPAPIPTAAWLRDPLAEYRRGDFLMSGTAGSVLGRGTATLRMDAANSREILSAHFGSAPQRPAIAGVLPFQPGKSGEFLIMDTTLRGPRLARPAAAATVEQGGASRKPHGGTHMAPQAADGHYTDAVATALKKFSPSGLQKVVLARSRSAALPEPLDITALLARLLGQNPAAYVFAAPLPGNKTLVGASPELLIRRSGTLALSNPLAGSVPRCADPVLDAANAQELLRSAKDLREHAIVVDMVAGVMGGLCNNMVVPPRPELVRTDSMWHLSTKLQGRLKDPETTSLDLAFALHPTPAVCGWPTQMACELIEELEESARGFYAGAVGWTDAAGDGEWAVSIRCAEVSNDGVRVHAGAGIVPGSDPQLELAETEAKFRTILAGLGVAQ, encoded by the coding sequence ATGACCATTGCACTGGCGCCCGCGCCGATCCCCACCGCAGCCTGGCTGCGAGACCCCCTGGCCGAGTACAGGCGAGGCGACTTCCTCATGTCCGGCACCGCCGGCAGCGTCCTGGGGCGAGGCACGGCAACCCTGCGCATGGATGCCGCCAACAGCCGCGAGATCCTGTCCGCACACTTTGGCTCCGCACCGCAGCGACCGGCCATCGCCGGAGTCCTGCCATTCCAGCCCGGCAAAAGCGGCGAATTCCTCATCATGGACACCACGCTGCGTGGACCCCGCCTGGCCCGCCCCGCCGCTGCGGCCACTGTGGAGCAAGGAGGCGCCAGCCGCAAGCCGCACGGTGGGACGCACATGGCACCACAGGCCGCGGATGGCCACTACACGGATGCCGTGGCCACTGCGCTGAAGAAGTTCTCACCCAGTGGCCTGCAGAAAGTGGTGCTGGCGCGTTCCCGCAGCGCTGCCCTGCCGGAGCCGCTGGACATCACCGCATTGTTGGCCCGGTTGCTGGGACAAAATCCCGCGGCCTACGTGTTTGCCGCCCCGCTGCCCGGCAACAAGACGCTGGTGGGTGCCAGCCCCGAACTGCTGATCCGCCGCAGCGGCACCCTGGCACTGAGCAACCCGCTGGCCGGTTCGGTGCCGCGCTGCGCCGACCCGGTGCTGGATGCCGCCAATGCACAGGAACTGCTGCGCTCGGCCAAGGACCTGCGCGAGCACGCCATCGTGGTGGACATGGTGGCCGGTGTCATGGGCGGGCTGTGCAACAACATGGTGGTGCCGCCCCGGCCGGAGCTGGTGCGCACCGACTCCATGTGGCACCTGTCCACCAAGCTCCAGGGCAGGCTGAAGGACCCGGAGACCACGTCCCTGGACTTGGCCTTTGCCCTCCACCCAACTCCGGCCGTGTGCGGCTGGCCCACCCAAATGGCCTGCGAGCTGATCGAGGAGCTGGAGGAAAGTGCACGCGGCTTCTACGCCGGCGCCGTGGGCTGGACCGATGCCGCGGGCGACGGCGAATGGGCCGTGAGCATCCGCTGCGCTGAAGTCTCCAACGACGGCGTGCGGGTGCATGCAGGTGCCGGGATTGTCCCCGGCAGCGACCCGCAGCTGGAGCTTGCCGAGACCGAGGCCAAGTTCCGCACCATCCTGGCCGGGCTGGGGGTGGCACAGTGA
- a CDS encoding SDR family oxidoreductase: MTGAAGGIGRACALKLDRDSPVRDVLVLADRDGPGLERLAAEMPGRQVLAVPTDVSNPDSVASLFSAIGALPDPLAALVHAAGILSVGSALEVDFQAWRRTLAVNADGVFLVATAAAQMMLQRPLKNRSMVLVGSNAAGVPRSTMPVYAASKAAAAAFMRSLGLDLAPRGIRCNTVCPGSTNTGMQQAFWGADAQSGRQTVLEGDASAFRVGIPLGRMAEPEDIADAVAFLLSEQARHITMQDLYVDGGATLRA; this comes from the coding sequence GTGACAGGGGCGGCCGGAGGAATTGGCAGGGCCTGCGCCCTGAAGCTGGACCGGGACAGCCCGGTCCGGGACGTCCTGGTCCTGGCGGACCGCGACGGTCCGGGACTGGAACGGCTGGCAGCCGAAATGCCGGGCCGCCAGGTCCTGGCCGTGCCCACCGACGTCAGCAACCCGGACTCCGTTGCGTCCCTGTTCTCCGCCATCGGGGCCCTCCCGGATCCCTTGGCCGCACTTGTCCACGCGGCAGGGATCCTCAGCGTCGGCTCCGCCCTTGAGGTTGACTTCCAGGCGTGGCGCCGGACGCTGGCGGTCAACGCCGACGGCGTGTTCCTGGTGGCAACCGCAGCCGCGCAGATGATGCTGCAACGGCCCTTGAAGAACCGCTCCATGGTTCTTGTCGGCTCCAACGCGGCCGGCGTTCCGCGCTCCACCATGCCGGTGTACGCCGCGTCCAAGGCCGCGGCCGCAGCGTTCATGAGGTCCCTTGGCCTCGACCTGGCACCACGCGGCATCCGCTGCAACACCGTCTGCCCGGGATCTACCAACACCGGGATGCAGCAGGCCTTCTGGGGTGCTGATGCGCAGTCTGGGCGCCAAACCGTGCTGGAAGGCGATGCCAGCGCGTTCCGGGTTGGCATCCCGTTGGGCCGCATGGCCGAACCCGAAGACATTGCCGACGCCGTGGCGTTCCTGCTCTCGGAACAAGCCCGGCACATCACCATGCAGGACCTGTATGTGGACGGCGGCGCAACGCTGCGCGCCTGA
- a CDS encoding FecCD family ABC transporter permease, whose translation MKPAWIGGLALLAALALASLAIGSRAISPAETWQALTHFDPAQNTHLLVVELRLPRTFLAMAVGAALALAGALMQALTRNPLAEPGILGINAGAAAAVAAGLAFLGATGPGEYMCFGFAGAAAASLLVYALGRAHDAGNNPVRLVLAGAGLSVMLGSVTAIIILAGDAQRLRNFVSWASGSLQGRGYDVLPWVLGACAVAMVLGLSTARSLDSLSLGNDLGNALGIKMRTTWLLGTGAILLLAGAATAAAGPIGFLGLAAPHIARLVVGPNHSRLLPFSMLLGALLLLAADILARVVAYPGEIGAGVMSAVIGAPVFIALARRRKLVQL comes from the coding sequence ATGAAACCCGCTTGGATTGGCGGCCTCGCGCTCCTGGCGGCCCTGGCCCTGGCGAGCCTGGCGATCGGCAGCCGGGCCATTTCCCCGGCAGAGACCTGGCAGGCACTGACCCACTTTGACCCGGCCCAAAACACGCACCTTCTGGTCGTTGAGCTGCGGCTCCCTCGTACATTCCTGGCCATGGCAGTCGGTGCGGCACTGGCACTGGCCGGCGCCCTCATGCAGGCGCTGACGCGCAACCCGCTGGCCGAGCCGGGCATCCTGGGCATCAATGCCGGAGCCGCCGCAGCCGTGGCCGCAGGGCTCGCATTTCTGGGCGCGACGGGTCCTGGCGAGTACATGTGCTTCGGCTTTGCCGGAGCCGCCGCCGCGTCCCTGCTGGTCTACGCACTGGGCAGGGCGCACGACGCCGGCAACAATCCGGTTCGGCTGGTTCTGGCCGGGGCCGGGCTCAGCGTCATGCTCGGCTCCGTGACCGCAATCATCATCCTTGCCGGCGACGCCCAGCGGCTGCGGAACTTTGTCAGCTGGGCAAGTGGATCCCTGCAGGGCCGCGGCTACGATGTGCTGCCGTGGGTGCTCGGTGCCTGCGCCGTGGCCATGGTGCTGGGGCTGTCCACCGCGCGGAGCCTTGACTCACTCTCCCTGGGCAACGACCTCGGCAACGCGCTGGGCATCAAGATGCGCACCACATGGCTGCTCGGCACCGGGGCCATACTGCTCCTGGCGGGTGCAGCAACGGCAGCGGCCGGACCCATAGGCTTCCTTGGCTTGGCGGCCCCACACATCGCCCGCCTGGTGGTGGGCCCCAACCACAGCAGGCTCCTGCCGTTTTCCATGCTTCTGGGTGCGCTGCTGCTGCTGGCCGCAGACATCCTGGCCCGGGTGGTGGCCTACCCCGGTGAGATTGGGGCCGGGGTCATGAGTGCTGTGATCGGCGCGCCGGTGTTCATTGCCTTGGCCCGCCGCCGGAAGCTGGTGCAGCTGTGA
- a CDS encoding FecCD family ABC transporter permease: MNALRLPAVPRTAVVGTALAATTALLGVLAMQTGTISFSFTEVMAAVFGVSDNPQAGMVIHRIRLPRTVTAIGVGLCLGAAGATFQSISRNALGSPDIIGFTTGAATGAVAQIILFNAGPAATALAAIAGGLLAAAAVYALSVRGGVSGGYRLILVGIGIGAMLGAVNTLLLLKGNEDLALQAQMWLSGSLAARTWEHAVPVVIAVVLLLPVLMVQGRSLGLLEMGDDVARALGVRVEASRLASMAAAVGLTAVATAAVGPIAFVALAAPQLAARLTRSVQVPLGTGALMGAALMVACDLLTQNLPIAVHVPIGLMTGLVGGCYLLWLVTRSRSI, from the coding sequence GTGAACGCCCTTCGCCTCCCCGCGGTACCCCGCACCGCCGTGGTGGGAACCGCCCTGGCCGCGACTACCGCCCTGCTGGGGGTGCTGGCCATGCAGACAGGCACCATCAGCTTCTCCTTCACCGAGGTCATGGCAGCCGTGTTCGGCGTTTCGGACAATCCGCAGGCCGGCATGGTCATCCACCGGATCCGCCTGCCGCGCACGGTGACGGCCATCGGCGTCGGACTGTGCCTTGGAGCCGCCGGCGCTACGTTCCAGTCCATCTCCCGCAACGCCCTGGGCTCGCCGGACATCATCGGCTTCACCACCGGCGCAGCCACGGGCGCCGTGGCCCAGATCATCCTGTTCAACGCCGGCCCGGCCGCCACCGCCCTGGCCGCCATTGCCGGTGGGCTGCTTGCCGCGGCCGCGGTGTATGCGCTGTCCGTGCGGGGCGGCGTCAGCGGCGGCTACCGGCTGATCCTGGTGGGGATTGGCATTGGCGCCATGCTCGGTGCCGTCAACACGCTGCTGCTGCTGAAGGGCAATGAGGACTTGGCCCTCCAGGCACAAATGTGGCTCTCCGGGTCCCTGGCGGCACGGACGTGGGAGCACGCCGTGCCCGTTGTCATTGCCGTGGTGTTGCTGCTCCCGGTGCTCATGGTGCAGGGCCGGAGCCTGGGTCTTCTGGAAATGGGCGACGACGTGGCCCGCGCCCTGGGCGTCCGGGTCGAGGCGAGCCGGCTGGCCTCCATGGCGGCCGCCGTCGGGCTGACGGCAGTGGCCACGGCCGCGGTGGGGCCCATCGCCTTTGTCGCCCTGGCGGCACCACAGCTCGCAGCGAGGCTGACCCGATCGGTTCAGGTTCCCTTGGGCACGGGCGCGCTCATGGGTGCCGCCCTCATGGTGGCCTGCGACCTCCTCACCCAAAATCTGCCGATTGCCGTCCACGTGCCCATTGGGCTCATGACCGGCCTGGTGGGCGGCTGCTACCTGCTGTGGCTGGTCACGCGCAGCCGGAGCATCTGA
- a CDS encoding ABC transporter ATP-binding protein, with product MNTASTHPGGNDVLSGHALDLGYDGRRISEGLDVVIPPGSFTAIIGPNACGKSTLLRALSRLLKPTAGRVDLDGRDIHNYRTRDVARRLALLPQQSTAPDGITVSDLVARGRFPHQGVLRQFSDVDKAKVAEAMAATGVAELADRAVGELSGGQRQRVWLALALAQDTPVLLLDEPTTFLDIAHQLEVLRLCRRLHLTGKYTLVTVLHDLSLAFRFADHVIAMKDGRIVAQGPPARIATPDIMREVYGIESVVITDPATGGPLVVPLEPDGVSPAAPDSVRVPA from the coding sequence ATGAACACTGCAAGCACGCACCCCGGCGGCAACGACGTGCTGTCCGGACACGCCCTGGACCTGGGCTACGACGGCCGCCGCATCTCCGAGGGGCTCGACGTTGTCATTCCGCCGGGATCCTTCACCGCCATCATTGGGCCCAATGCCTGCGGCAAGTCAACGCTGCTGCGGGCCCTGTCCCGGCTGCTCAAGCCCACGGCGGGCCGGGTGGATTTGGACGGGAGGGACATCCACAACTACCGCACCCGGGATGTGGCGCGGCGGCTGGCACTGCTGCCGCAGCAGTCCACCGCACCCGACGGCATCACCGTTTCCGACCTCGTGGCGCGCGGACGCTTCCCGCACCAGGGCGTGCTGCGGCAGTTCTCCGATGTGGACAAGGCCAAGGTGGCTGAGGCAATGGCCGCCACAGGGGTCGCCGAGTTGGCGGACCGTGCCGTGGGCGAACTCTCCGGCGGGCAGCGACAGCGCGTGTGGCTTGCCCTGGCACTGGCCCAGGACACCCCGGTGCTGCTGCTGGATGAGCCCACCACCTTCCTGGACATAGCCCACCAGCTGGAGGTGCTGCGCCTGTGCCGGCGGCTCCACCTCACAGGCAAATACACGCTGGTCACCGTGCTGCACGACCTCTCACTCGCCTTCCGTTTTGCCGACCACGTGATCGCCATGAAGGACGGACGCATCGTCGCCCAGGGCCCGCCGGCCCGGATCGCCACGCCGGACATCATGCGGGAGGTCTACGGCATCGAGTCAGTTGTCATCACCGACCCCGCCACGGGCGGACCCCTGGTGGTTCCACTGGAGCCCGACGGCGTGTCCCCGGCGGCGCCCGATTCAGTGCGGGTGCCGGCGTGA
- a CDS encoding enterochelin esterase domain-containing protein — translation MNGLHGSRTEAFPAPKDPVAGEAPAIPVLRGHFAARWNAWGAGRQEAFLARLLAGDGGSFPLVEPSPDGRADLRAVTFLHVAPDATAVILSANALVDHRNTAASEFERHQGTGLWVLTYLMPADWECGYRITVHRGPGQAPWQAATMRRAIRMAADAGGPDPLNPVLGAGMNGGAMSVVRLPGAPAAPWLAAARVDPVATSPVMGGVLAGGSTSAASEGLAELQLVDSGNGRLRTVWIYSPAPGSTAGPTPLLILHDGQVWAKHLNLKATLDAAVRDGVVPALHVAMVDSFDGATRSQELSGPVGTVDFVAEDLLPVLRRTLPVRTDAAGTIVSGASYGGLASLWQVARHPDLVGVALAQSPSLWRYDLAEPLARVADRVVLRLQAGIYEAEIHATSMQLLADLVPLGADISLCSVTGGHDWSWWNPWLIHGLADLLG, via the coding sequence GTGAACGGGCTGCACGGTTCACGTACCGAAGCTTTTCCGGCCCCGAAGGACCCCGTGGCAGGCGAGGCCCCGGCAATTCCAGTGCTTCGCGGTCACTTCGCCGCCCGCTGGAATGCTTGGGGCGCCGGGCGGCAGGAGGCGTTCCTGGCCCGGCTCCTCGCCGGCGACGGCGGCAGCTTCCCCTTGGTGGAGCCATCCCCGGACGGGCGGGCGGACCTCCGGGCCGTCACCTTCCTGCACGTGGCCCCGGATGCCACCGCCGTGATCCTCTCCGCCAATGCCCTGGTGGACCACAGGAACACGGCGGCCAGCGAGTTTGAACGCCATCAAGGCACCGGGCTGTGGGTGCTGACGTACCTGATGCCCGCGGACTGGGAATGCGGCTACCGGATCACCGTCCACCGCGGCCCCGGGCAAGCACCCTGGCAGGCCGCCACCATGCGCCGGGCCATCCGCATGGCTGCCGACGCCGGCGGCCCGGACCCGCTCAACCCCGTGCTGGGTGCGGGGATGAACGGCGGGGCCATGTCCGTGGTCCGGCTTCCCGGAGCCCCGGCCGCCCCCTGGCTGGCCGCCGCGCGCGTGGATCCGGTCGCCACCTCTCCCGTCATGGGCGGCGTGCTGGCAGGAGGTTCGACCAGCGCCGCCTCGGAGGGACTGGCGGAACTGCAGCTGGTGGACTCAGGCAACGGGCGCCTGCGCACCGTGTGGATATATTCACCAGCTCCCGGCAGCACCGCGGGACCCACTCCCCTGCTCATCCTCCATGACGGGCAGGTCTGGGCGAAGCACCTCAACCTCAAGGCAACCCTGGACGCAGCGGTGAGGGACGGCGTCGTGCCTGCCCTGCACGTGGCCATGGTGGATTCATTCGACGGGGCCACCCGGTCCCAGGAACTCAGCGGGCCAGTGGGCACCGTGGACTTCGTGGCAGAGGATCTGCTGCCGGTGCTGCGCCGAACCCTGCCGGTGCGCACGGATGCGGCTGGAACCATTGTGTCTGGGGCGAGCTACGGCGGCCTTGCGTCGCTGTGGCAGGTGGCGCGGCATCCGGATTTGGTGGGCGTGGCACTGGCGCAGTCGCCCTCGCTGTGGCGCTACGACCTGGCCGAGCCGCTGGCCCGGGTGGCGGACCGTGTGGTGCTGCGGCTGCAGGCGGGCATTTATGAGGCGGAAATCCATGCCACCTCGATGCAGCTGCTGGCGGACCTGGTGCCGCTGGGTGCGGACATTTCCCTGTGTTCGGTCACCGGCGGGCACGACTGGTCGTGGTGGAACCCCTGGCTCATCCACGGGCTCGCTGATTTGCTGGGCTGA
- a CDS encoding carboxylesterase/lipase family protein encodes MSAADQRVRSFVQASTTAGLVKGAWRNNCAVFLGIPFAQPPVGPLRFAAPVPHEPWEGVRDALVMGATPQRGDNGITLIPEPSVEGESTLNVNVFTPSPGADASLPVLVYIHGGGFTSGSPASTWYDGTAFARDGAVTVVISYRLGFEGFGWVEGAPHNRGVMDWLLALEWVQENIASFGGDPGRVTIAGQSAGGGAVLTLLGMEKAHHLFQGVYCMSGVAADVPVDKARDFALKFAKTAGVAPTRAGFELVPEEKLLALQKKAIMPKGMPLKALQSLATDGLILGPVMDGVLITQPTIDSIRSGIGSHIPLVIGSADDEFSMIFAMMKKIVKFIPTGFLLGGLGMKGERRARYLAANQDVVPGGSGAIAGRFLTDSIFRTFIVKFLEARGDAPTWVYRFSWRSPVFGYAIHCIDVPFFFDVLDKGAIGALAGDAPPQKIADELHADASRFLAEADPGWPQYGAKATTKVFDLESTVIDDGYQSVLPLL; translated from the coding sequence GTGAGCGCCGCGGACCAGCGTGTTAGGTCCTTCGTTCAGGCGAGTACGACGGCGGGGCTCGTCAAGGGTGCCTGGCGCAACAATTGCGCTGTCTTCTTAGGCATTCCCTTTGCCCAGCCACCCGTGGGTCCCTTGCGTTTCGCTGCACCCGTGCCGCACGAGCCGTGGGAAGGTGTCCGTGACGCCCTGGTCATGGGGGCCACCCCGCAGCGAGGCGACAATGGCATCACGCTGATTCCGGAGCCATCCGTTGAGGGCGAGTCCACGCTGAACGTCAACGTGTTCACACCGTCGCCCGGCGCCGATGCCAGCCTGCCCGTACTGGTCTATATTCACGGAGGCGGCTTCACCTCGGGTTCCCCGGCCAGCACTTGGTACGACGGCACCGCCTTCGCCCGCGATGGAGCCGTGACAGTGGTGATCTCATACCGTCTGGGCTTTGAAGGATTCGGCTGGGTGGAAGGTGCTCCGCACAACCGCGGCGTCATGGACTGGCTGTTGGCCCTTGAATGGGTGCAGGAGAACATTGCCTCCTTCGGCGGCGATCCGGGCCGTGTCACCATTGCCGGCCAGTCCGCCGGCGGAGGTGCCGTCTTGACCCTGCTGGGCATGGAAAAAGCGCACCACCTGTTCCAGGGTGTGTACTGCATGTCCGGTGTGGCAGCGGACGTCCCCGTGGACAAGGCCCGCGACTTTGCCCTGAAATTTGCAAAGACGGCGGGGGTGGCGCCAACACGCGCGGGCTTCGAGTTGGTGCCGGAGGAGAAGCTTCTGGCGTTGCAGAAAAAGGCGATCATGCCCAAGGGCATGCCGCTGAAGGCGTTGCAGTCGCTGGCAACGGACGGATTGATCCTGGGGCCCGTTATGGATGGTGTTCTCATCACCCAACCCACGATCGACTCCATCCGTTCCGGCATCGGCTCACACATCCCCCTGGTCATCGGCTCCGCAGACGATGAATTCTCCATGATCTTTGCCATGATGAAAAAGATCGTAAAGTTCATTCCCACCGGCTTCCTGCTAGGCGGCCTGGGCATGAAGGGTGAGCGGCGTGCCCGCTACCTGGCCGCCAACCAGGATGTGGTGCCAGGAGGCTCCGGTGCCATTGCCGGCCGGTTCCTGACGGACTCCATTTTCCGCACCTTCATTGTGAAGTTCCTCGAGGCCCGCGGCGATGCACCCACCTGGGTGTACCGCTTCTCCTGGCGTTCGCCGGTGTTTGGCTACGCGATCCACTGCATAGACGTCCCGTTCTTCTTCGACGTCCTGGACAAGGGCGCCATCGGCGCACTGGCCGGCGACGCCCCGCCGCAGAAGATCGCCGACGAGCTGCACGCCGACGCCAGCCGCTTCCTGGCCGAGGCCGATCCGGGCTGGCCGCAATACGGCGCCAAGGCCACAACCAAGGTCTTCGACCTTGAGAGCACCGTGATCGACGACGGTTACCAGTCGGTCCTGCCGCTTCTCTAA